Proteins found in one Serratia plymuthica genomic segment:
- a CDS encoding EmmdR/YeeO family multidrug/toxin efflux MATE transporter, which yields MNLLAALRQRVEKTPWYVKRKSYRVLFWREITPLAVPIFMENACVLLMGVLSTFLVSWIGKEAMAGVGLADSFNMVIIAFFAAVDLGTTVVVAFSLGKRDRKRARSAARQSLVLMTLVALVLAVGIHLAGEQIIDVIAGAATPEVKALALSYLQTTVWSYPAAAIALIGSGALRGAGNTKIPLLINGGMNILNIIISSILIYGMLGWHGLGFVGAGLGLTISRYIGAIAIIYVLMIGFNPALHITLKSYFTPLKLNILWEVLGIGIPASIESVLFNGGKLLTQMFVAGMGTNVIAGNFIAFSIASLINLPGNALGSASTIIVGKRLGKGQIAQAERQLRHIFWLATIGLTVIAWGTAPLAGVFASFYSQQDDVKEVVKVLIWLNAAFMPIWAASWVLPAGLKGARDARFAMWVSMLGMWGCRVVAGYTLGIVLGMGVIGVWLGMFMDWAVRGALFYWRMVSGRWLWKYPRIKQAEVAEKATPRARRVGG from the coding sequence TTGAATTTACTTGCCGCCCTGCGTCAGCGCGTGGAGAAAACGCCCTGGTATGTCAAACGAAAAAGCTACCGCGTGCTGTTCTGGCGTGAGATCACGCCGCTGGCGGTGCCGATCTTTATGGAGAACGCCTGCGTCTTGCTGATGGGGGTGCTAAGCACCTTCCTGGTGAGCTGGATCGGTAAGGAAGCCATGGCCGGCGTGGGGCTGGCGGACAGCTTCAATATGGTGATTATCGCTTTCTTCGCCGCTGTGGACTTGGGCACCACGGTGGTGGTGGCCTTCAGCCTCGGCAAGCGGGATCGCAAAAGAGCGCGCTCGGCGGCGCGCCAGTCGTTGGTGTTGATGACGCTGGTCGCCTTGGTGTTGGCGGTGGGCATCCATCTGGCGGGCGAGCAGATTATTGACGTGATCGCCGGCGCCGCCACCCCGGAGGTCAAGGCATTGGCGCTTTCTTATCTGCAAACCACGGTGTGGAGTTATCCGGCCGCCGCCATAGCGCTGATCGGCAGCGGCGCGCTGCGCGGGGCGGGCAATACCAAGATCCCGCTGCTGATCAACGGCGGCATGAATATCCTCAACATCATCATCAGCAGCATTCTGATTTACGGCATGCTGGGCTGGCATGGGTTGGGCTTTGTCGGCGCCGGGCTGGGGCTGACCATTTCCCGCTATATCGGTGCCATCGCCATTATTTACGTGCTGATGATTGGGTTTAACCCGGCGCTGCACATCACGTTGAAAAGCTATTTTACGCCGTTAAAACTGAACATCCTCTGGGAAGTGCTGGGGATCGGCATCCCCGCCAGCATCGAATCGGTGTTGTTCAACGGCGGCAAATTGCTGACTCAGATGTTTGTCGCCGGCATGGGGACCAACGTCATTGCCGGTAATTTCATCGCCTTTTCCATCGCCTCGTTAATTAACCTGCCGGGCAACGCCCTGGGCTCTGCATCGACCATTATCGTGGGAAAACGCCTGGGGAAAGGGCAGATAGCCCAGGCGGAGCGGCAATTGCGCCACATTTTCTGGCTGGCGACGATTGGGCTGACGGTTATCGCCTGGGGAACGGCGCCGCTGGCCGGGGTGTTCGCCTCGTTTTATAGCCAGCAGGACGACGTTAAAGAGGTGGTGAAAGTGCTTATCTGGCTCAACGCCGCCTTTATGCCGATCTGGGCCGCCTCCTGGGTACTGCCCGCCGGGTTGAAAGGCGCGCGCGACGCTCGCTTTGCCATGTGGGTGTCGATGCTGGGCATGTGGGGTTGCCGCGTGGTGGCGGGTTACACGCTGGGCATTGTGTTGGGCATGGGCGTGATCGGCGTTTGGCTCGGCATGTTTATGGATTGGGCAGTGCGCGGCGCGCTCTTCTACTGGCGCATGGTCAGCGGGCGTTGGTTGTGGAAATATCCGCGTATAAAACAGGCAGAGGTCGCGGAAAAAGCAACCCCCCGCGCCAGGCGAGTGGGGGGCTGA
- the iolE gene encoding myo-inosose-2 dehydratase, with amino-acid sequence MAFSHLKLGVSPLCWTNDVLDDLGGDIPLTTCLQQAAQAGYQGIELGRKFPRNAHELSPLLGAAGLQLASGWHSGFLADRSLDDELEAVRPHAQLLQQLGAGVMVYGECGQLPHHAPLDDPISLSPALSRIDLAAYCNKLNAFADVLLRDFGLKLAYHHHLMMLVEHDDEVQALLAQTQDNVGLVFDSGHAFAAGVDMASVLEKYGHRICHIHLKDVRPQVLQRLYGEDLSFNDAVRAGLFTVPGDGGIDYAPLIRFVESSGYQGWLIVEAEQDPTTAPPLATASRAFKWVSEHFPVDTPLKGDAQ; translated from the coding sequence ATGGCGTTTTCCCACCTGAAACTGGGCGTTAGCCCGCTGTGCTGGACTAATGATGTATTAGACGATCTCGGCGGCGATATTCCTCTGACGACCTGCCTGCAACAAGCAGCACAGGCGGGCTATCAGGGTATCGAACTGGGCCGCAAATTTCCGCGTAACGCGCATGAATTGTCCCCCTTGCTTGGCGCAGCAGGGCTGCAACTCGCCTCCGGCTGGCATAGCGGTTTTCTGGCCGATCGCAGCCTGGATGATGAGCTCGAAGCCGTGCGCCCGCATGCACAGCTTCTGCAGCAATTGGGGGCCGGCGTCATGGTCTACGGTGAATGTGGCCAACTGCCGCACCACGCGCCTCTCGATGACCCTATCTCTTTGTCCCCTGCGCTCAGCCGCATCGACCTGGCGGCATATTGCAACAAACTGAATGCGTTCGCGGACGTATTGCTGCGCGATTTCGGCCTGAAACTGGCCTACCACCACCATCTGATGATGCTGGTGGAACATGACGATGAAGTGCAGGCATTGCTTGCGCAGACGCAGGATAACGTGGGGTTGGTATTTGATTCCGGCCATGCCTTCGCTGCAGGCGTTGACATGGCATCGGTATTGGAAAAATACGGCCATCGTATCTGCCATATTCATCTGAAAGATGTGCGTCCGCAGGTGCTTCAGCGGCTCTACGGCGAAGATCTCAGCTTCAATGATGCCGTACGCGCCGGGTTGTTTACCGTGCCGGGGGATGGCGGCATCGACTATGCCCCCTTGATCCGTTTCGTCGAATCAAGCGGCTATCAAGGCTGGTTAATTGTAGAGGCCGAGCAGGATCCCACGACCGCACCGCCGCTGGCGACAGCCAGCCGGGCATTCAAATGGGTGAGCGAACATTTTCCTGTCGATACCCCCCTCAAGGGAGACGCGCAATGA
- a CDS encoding Gfo/Idh/MocA family protein: protein MNNRLNIGLIGSGFMGQAHADAYRRAAMFYHNLPKRPYLYALADQNQKMAEVNAAKFGAEKAYGDWRELVKDPQVDIVDITSPNHLHYEMAMAAIAAGKHVYCEKPLAVSEQQAREMTTAATQAGVKTMVAFNNIKTPAALLAKQIIERGDIGTPVRFRGTFDQGFYNDPLLPWSWRCSKTLGGSGALGDLGAHTLSIAQFLMGGVRQVTANAQTFMTQRPVPQADAGYASKIDSSAEWREVENDDQIQCLVNFDSGASGVIEASRIAAGRIFGVYWEVSGTEGTLYMDGERFNELQVYRFNDHPHDRGFKTLYAGSQIPSYAGFFGFDFGGGGLGYFDVKVIEVHDLVQGICSDGDCYPNFAFGLENQRILSAIETSMANHSWIDVIKD from the coding sequence ATGAACAACCGGTTAAATATTGGTCTGATTGGCTCTGGTTTCATGGGGCAGGCGCATGCCGACGCGTATCGCCGCGCAGCGATGTTCTATCACAATCTGCCAAAGCGTCCGTATCTCTATGCGCTGGCCGATCAAAACCAGAAGATGGCAGAGGTCAATGCCGCCAAATTTGGCGCAGAGAAGGCCTATGGCGATTGGCGTGAGTTGGTGAAGGATCCGCAAGTGGACATCGTCGATATCACCTCTCCCAACCATCTGCATTATGAAATGGCCATGGCGGCGATTGCGGCGGGTAAGCATGTTTACTGTGAAAAACCCCTGGCGGTCAGTGAGCAACAAGCGCGTGAAATGACCACTGCGGCAACGCAAGCCGGAGTGAAAACCATGGTGGCCTTTAATAACATAAAAACCCCCGCCGCGCTGTTGGCCAAACAGATTATCGAACGCGGTGACATAGGTACCCCCGTTCGTTTCCGTGGCACCTTTGACCAGGGATTTTACAACGATCCCCTCCTGCCCTGGTCCTGGCGCTGCTCGAAAACGCTGGGTGGCAGCGGCGCTCTGGGCGATCTGGGCGCGCATACGCTCTCAATAGCGCAATTCCTGATGGGCGGGGTCCGTCAGGTGACAGCCAATGCGCAAACCTTCATGACCCAACGGCCGGTGCCGCAGGCTGATGCCGGTTATGCCAGTAAAATCGACAGCAGTGCAGAATGGCGCGAAGTGGAAAATGACGATCAGATACAGTGTCTGGTGAATTTCGACAGCGGCGCCTCCGGCGTGATTGAAGCCTCGCGCATTGCTGCCGGGCGCATTTTTGGCGTCTATTGGGAAGTCTCCGGCACTGAAGGGACCCTTTACATGGACGGCGAGCGCTTCAACGAACTGCAGGTTTACCGTTTTAACGATCACCCGCACGATCGCGGTTTCAAGACGTTGTATGCCGGTAGCCAAATCCCCTCCTACGCCGGTTTCTTTGGTTTCGACTTTGGCGGCGGCGGCCTGGGCTATTTCGATGTGAAAGTTATCGAAGTACATGATTTGGTTCAGGGGATTTGCAGTGACGGCGACTGTTATCCCAACTTCGCTTTCGGTCTGGAAAACCAACGCATTCTGTCCGCCATTGAGACGTCAATGGCTAATCATTCCTGGATTGACGTGATAAAAGATTAA
- a CDS encoding Gfo/Idh/MocA family protein, producing the protein MFPSFLPTPRSQPAASIPSLGWGIIGPGWIAERFVKSLKEQSRQRILAVASRSQEKADRFAAAWGIPSAYGDVNDMLARDDIDAVYVATPHNHHFPDGCRVLRAGKHVLIEKPFALNAREGAALQELARLHGKLAMEAMWCDYLPKYDVIRQLLEDGVLGDVHTLLADHGEFFTPDHRIFNADLAGGPMMDLGSYLVSFSVLIGGAPREIIARGEPAPGGINGQTSMLFTHDSGLHSVLNTTLLGNTPGGAVVAGRDATLTLDGQFYAPGHFSLTASQGGKTLHWEEPLNRYAQLFHQAEHFAWCVGQGVTDSTIRPLSRVLTTLNAMDEVRRQVGVVFNEER; encoded by the coding sequence ATGTTTCCCTCTTTTTTGCCCACGCCTCGCAGCCAACCTGCAGCCTCTATCCCGTCACTAGGATGGGGAATTATTGGCCCCGGCTGGATCGCCGAACGTTTCGTGAAATCGCTGAAAGAACAGAGCCGGCAACGGATACTGGCCGTCGCTTCCCGCTCCCAGGAAAAGGCAGATCGCTTCGCTGCAGCCTGGGGTATTCCATCGGCATACGGCGATGTGAATGACATGCTTGCTCGCGACGACATCGATGCTGTCTACGTCGCTACGCCGCATAACCATCATTTCCCGGATGGCTGCCGGGTACTGAGAGCGGGCAAGCATGTCCTGATCGAAAAGCCCTTCGCGCTTAACGCCCGCGAAGGGGCTGCGCTGCAAGAGCTGGCACGGTTGCACGGCAAACTGGCGATGGAGGCGATGTGGTGCGATTACCTGCCCAAATATGATGTCATCCGCCAATTGCTGGAAGATGGCGTATTAGGCGATGTGCACACGTTACTGGCCGACCATGGCGAGTTTTTCACCCCCGACCACCGTATTTTTAACGCGGATTTGGCCGGCGGCCCAATGATGGATCTCGGCAGTTACCTGGTCTCATTCAGCGTCCTGATAGGCGGCGCTCCCCGGGAGATTATTGCGCGGGGTGAGCCGGCCCCGGGTGGGATCAATGGTCAAACCTCAATGCTGTTCACCCATGACAGCGGGCTGCACAGCGTACTGAATACCACGCTACTCGGTAACACTCCGGGCGGCGCCGTCGTGGCGGGACGGGATGCCACCCTCACCCTCGACGGGCAATTCTATGCGCCGGGTCACTTTTCGTTGACTGCCAGCCAGGGCGGAAAAACACTGCATTGGGAAGAGCCGCTCAACCGTTACGCACAGCTGTTCCATCAAGCGGAACATTTTGCCTGGTGCGTCGGTCAGGGGGTAACCGACTCGACAATCCGTCCACTAAGCCGGGTTCTGACAACGTTAAACGCCATGGATGAAGTGAGACGTCAGGTGGGCGTGGTTTTCAACGAGGAGCGTTGA
- a CDS encoding Gfo/Idh/MocA family oxidoreductase, with product MAKQRFALLGSGFIGQVHAASIVRHPETELAMVADVDHSRAEALASQYGARAVTVAHAINSDAIDAVLIASATPSHAELLEAAARAGKAVYCEKPIDLSLSRAREVVEKVLPLNVPVTVGFNRRFDHSHQQLRRQVEQGVIGNLELIQMVCRASEMPPLSYLRSSGGQMRDQAIHFFDLLRFLTADEVHTVAAMGAALALPEIAEFGDVDTSVLMMRMQSGALAQLDNTRRTGHGYDERINLMGPEGVLESGSQSPQGATLWRGNQRIQPGLWGDWFSRVQDTYYRHLDAFVRHLAGESVPDLPGLLDGLQAQAIAEAAVTSLRTGQFVAVAQLA from the coding sequence ATGGCTAAACAACGTTTTGCTTTACTCGGTAGTGGATTCATCGGGCAGGTTCATGCCGCCAGCATTGTGCGGCACCCAGAAACAGAATTGGCGATGGTGGCGGATGTCGATCACAGCCGCGCGGAGGCGTTGGCAAGCCAATACGGCGCTCGCGCGGTGACGGTTGCGCACGCGATTAACAGCGATGCCATCGATGCCGTTTTGATTGCCAGCGCTACGCCGTCGCATGCGGAATTGTTGGAAGCCGCTGCCCGCGCCGGCAAAGCGGTTTACTGCGAAAAACCCATTGACCTGTCTTTGTCCCGCGCCCGCGAGGTTGTGGAAAAAGTCTTGCCGTTAAACGTCCCCGTAACGGTGGGATTCAACCGCCGTTTCGATCACAGTCATCAACAGTTGCGACGCCAGGTGGAACAAGGCGTCATCGGTAACCTTGAGCTGATACAGATGGTGTGCCGAGCCTCTGAAATGCCGCCGCTCAGTTATCTGCGTAGCTCAGGCGGGCAGATGCGTGACCAGGCGATCCACTTCTTTGACCTGCTGCGTTTTCTCACCGCGGATGAAGTTCACACTGTCGCTGCGATGGGGGCCGCGCTGGCGCTACCGGAAATAGCCGAATTTGGCGATGTCGATACCTCCGTCCTGATGATGAGAATGCAGTCGGGAGCCTTGGCGCAATTGGACAACACTCGGCGTACCGGCCACGGCTATGACGAGCGAATTAATCTGATGGGGCCGGAAGGCGTGCTGGAGTCAGGCAGCCAGTCGCCGCAGGGCGCTACACTCTGGCGCGGCAACCAGCGCATTCAACCGGGACTGTGGGGCGATTGGTTCAGCAGGGTGCAAGATACCTATTACAGGCATCTGGATGCCTTTGTTCGCCATCTGGCGGGTGAGTCCGTGCCCGATCTGCCGGGGCTGCTGGATGGCCTGCAAGCGCAGGCCATCGCCGAAGCGGCCGTGACTTCATTGCGAACCGGGCAGTTTGTCGCGGTGGCGCAATTGGCTTAA
- a CDS encoding LacI family DNA-binding transcriptional regulator, with the protein MKSISLETLAKQIGVGVATVDRVLNERGGVSPATTRKVLQAAREAGLKRILPEEHRFPWQIEVFLSANDSFFFQQLAQDFAHVADVLGYRRLTLHRTFVPESRPEKLAQLIVNGSKKRHALIVFGNEHPVIYQALEQCRERNVPVMTLATDLPGAARLCHVGINQLQAGRTAGMMMGRMVQRTGEVLILSGRTDYSAHRLRIQGFREVLAQRFPQLQLREPLAGQEDRATITRLLEKSLSQNGNLAGIYNTGLGNTQVGEALARHRRYGECCWITHERYATTREQLAKGGLALTLDQNTRQHAQLAIDLILRHLEQGIQPHTYADGKVDFILYTSENVE; encoded by the coding sequence ATGAAGAGCATTTCGCTTGAAACGCTGGCTAAGCAGATTGGCGTGGGTGTCGCCACTGTGGATCGTGTATTAAACGAACGCGGGGGTGTATCTCCGGCGACGACCCGTAAAGTGCTTCAGGCTGCGCGTGAGGCCGGGTTGAAGCGGATTCTGCCGGAGGAACATCGTTTCCCGTGGCAAATCGAAGTTTTCCTCAGCGCCAACGACTCCTTCTTTTTTCAGCAACTGGCGCAAGATTTTGCGCACGTTGCCGATGTACTGGGCTATCGCCGCCTGACGCTGCATCGAACATTTGTCCCGGAGTCCCGGCCGGAAAAACTGGCGCAACTCATCGTCAACGGCAGTAAAAAGCGGCATGCGCTGATCGTTTTCGGCAATGAACATCCGGTGATATACCAAGCGCTGGAGCAATGCCGGGAAAGAAACGTTCCCGTGATGACACTAGCCACCGATCTTCCGGGTGCCGCCCGATTGTGCCATGTCGGGATAAACCAGTTACAGGCGGGGCGCACTGCCGGGATGATGATGGGCCGTATGGTGCAACGGACTGGAGAAGTATTGATACTCAGCGGGCGCACGGATTACAGTGCCCACCGCTTGCGTATTCAGGGGTTCCGTGAGGTGCTGGCGCAACGCTTTCCACAATTGCAACTGCGTGAGCCCTTGGCGGGGCAAGAAGATCGGGCAACGATCACCCGCCTGCTGGAGAAGTCGCTCAGCCAAAACGGCAACCTGGCAGGCATTTACAATACCGGTTTGGGGAACACGCAAGTCGGTGAAGCGTTGGCGCGTCATCGCCGCTACGGAGAATGTTGCTGGATCACGCATGAACGTTATGCCACGACGCGCGAGCAGTTGGCAAAAGGTGGGCTGGCGTTAACCTTGGACCAGAATACCCGCCAGCATGCCCAACTGGCGATCGACCTGATTTTGCGGCACCTCGAACAGGGCATCCAGCCCCATACTTACGCCGACGGCAAGGTCGATTTTATTCTCTATACCTCGGAGAATGTCGAATGA
- a CDS encoding LuxR C-terminal-related transcriptional regulator produces the protein MKAINIIIDDDNSYFSAGLQSSINEYAKTNNKAICFLKQDATVRPDVMFISSRRIAQRWRRAAYDAGGPPIVTIEERPVTAHEAFCVLYRTDSPEKLFKLLADTLSNTRLADRFEYPPFTRRERQVVNYLRRGFDQSQTARVLGVSVKTVHSHKRSVMRKLMLNRHHEFIYWLLSQEVEYS, from the coding sequence ATGAAGGCAATCAATATCATCATTGATGATGACAATAGCTACTTTTCCGCGGGTCTGCAAAGCAGCATAAACGAATACGCCAAAACCAATAATAAGGCCATTTGTTTTTTAAAGCAGGATGCAACGGTGCGGCCTGATGTGATGTTCATTTCATCAAGGCGCATCGCCCAGCGCTGGCGCAGAGCGGCCTATGATGCAGGGGGCCCGCCTATTGTCACCATAGAGGAAAGGCCGGTGACCGCGCATGAAGCGTTCTGCGTGCTGTATCGAACGGATAGCCCTGAGAAATTGTTCAAACTGTTGGCCGATACGCTGAGTAATACCCGACTTGCGGATCGTTTTGAATATCCGCCTTTTACACGCCGTGAGCGTCAGGTGGTGAATTACCTCAGAAGAGGGTTTGACCAGTCGCAAACCGCCAGAGTGCTGGGCGTGAGCGTCAAAACGGTGCATAGCCATAAACGATCGGTAATGAGAAAATTAATGTTGAACCGACATCATGAGTTTATTTACTGGTTGCTGTCCCAAGAGGTGGAATATTCTTGA
- a CDS encoding fimbrial protein: protein MKIMNMEKMKVTRFSGIAAALCLGMLSLEPAQAVNVKFNGTLVEQPACTLNDGKDISVDFANVVINKIDGVAYKKMEIPYSVSCSGGSPNAGDLKVKLSFAPVSWGDGKPLQSSLPNLGLRITQGASDTTYVSDTKLIIDAANPTKLYAVPIARPSTILVGANFTGAATLTAEYE, encoded by the coding sequence ATGAAGATAATGAATATGGAAAAAATGAAGGTGACGCGTTTCTCTGGCATAGCGGCAGCGCTCTGTCTGGGTATGCTGAGCCTGGAGCCTGCGCAAGCGGTGAACGTCAAGTTCAACGGGACGTTGGTGGAGCAACCGGCCTGTACGCTGAATGATGGCAAAGACATTAGCGTGGATTTTGCCAACGTCGTCATCAATAAAATTGACGGTGTCGCTTACAAAAAAATGGAAATCCCGTACAGCGTTTCCTGTAGCGGCGGTTCGCCGAATGCCGGCGATCTGAAAGTGAAGCTGAGCTTTGCGCCAGTGTCCTGGGGAGACGGTAAACCACTGCAATCCAGCTTGCCGAACCTTGGGCTGCGCATCACGCAAGGTGCGAGCGATACCACCTACGTCAGCGATACCAAACTGATTATTGATGCCGCCAACCCGACGAAACTGTACGCGGTGCCTATTGCGCGCCCAAGCACCATTTTGGTGGGGGCCAATTTTACCGGCGCGGCGACGTTAACTGCGGAGTATGAGTAA
- a CDS encoding fimbrial protein: protein MTEAKAMGNAWRKAGESLRLFCALAATMTVTSALTLLVVLLMSQTGWAATAIVTVKGAIVAKPKCEVNGGQDIFVNFNELITTKIDGEKYGKRPIPYGVNCSGNTSGAAGLLKVSLQGLGPDFGDGLLRTSNNDLAIKLLQENGQQLRLNGWINFTYPIVPALYAVPVKRSGATLKGMGFSSSATLVVEVQ from the coding sequence ATGACTGAGGCGAAAGCAATGGGCAACGCATGGCGAAAGGCGGGCGAAAGTCTTCGGCTCTTCTGCGCCCTGGCGGCCACCATGACGGTGACCTCGGCGTTAACCTTATTGGTGGTGCTGCTGATGAGCCAAACCGGGTGGGCGGCGACGGCGATAGTCACGGTCAAAGGGGCCATTGTCGCTAAGCCGAAATGCGAGGTTAACGGTGGCCAGGATATTTTCGTGAACTTCAATGAGCTGATCACCACCAAAATAGATGGCGAAAAATACGGCAAGCGACCGATTCCGTACGGGGTGAACTGCAGCGGCAATACGTCCGGTGCCGCCGGGTTGTTGAAAGTGAGCCTGCAGGGGTTGGGGCCGGATTTTGGTGATGGCTTGTTGCGCACCAGTAATAACGATTTGGCGATTAAGCTGCTGCAAGAAAACGGTCAACAGCTGCGGTTAAATGGCTGGATTAATTTTACCTACCCGATCGTACCGGCGTTATATGCCGTGCCGGTGAAGCGCAGCGGCGCCACGCTGAAAGGAATGGGTTTTTCCAGTAGCGCCACATTAGTCGTAGAAGTTCAATAA
- a CDS encoding fimbrial protein, giving the protein MQRKDKGDRNVKGGFLKRRRSMGAMLALTLLMAGSAKAEEGNHGVLFVHGALTEGACRLDMTSAYQDVWLGEATTGSLANVGARTQPVAFQLRLRDCLRTGAATQDERRGSQVWDAYQPAVTVSFNAPADADNPQLVKVRGAGGLALRLVDSERNDVRMGSRSRPQLLAVGSDALNFYVMAERTRAPMVAGAYQAAIDFRMNYD; this is encoded by the coding sequence ATGCAAAGAAAGGACAAAGGGGACCGCAACGTGAAGGGCGGTTTTTTGAAGCGGCGAAGGAGCATGGGCGCCATGTTGGCGTTGACCTTGCTGATGGCAGGTTCCGCGAAGGCGGAAGAAGGGAATCACGGCGTGTTGTTTGTCCATGGCGCATTGACGGAGGGGGCTTGCCGGTTGGATATGACCTCGGCATACCAGGACGTGTGGTTGGGGGAAGCGACGACGGGCAGCCTGGCGAACGTCGGGGCTCGTACTCAGCCGGTCGCTTTCCAGCTTCGCCTGAGAGACTGCCTGCGCACGGGGGCGGCAACGCAAGATGAGCGCCGGGGCAGCCAGGTTTGGGATGCTTACCAGCCGGCCGTGACGGTGAGTTTCAATGCGCCTGCGGATGCGGATAACCCGCAGCTGGTTAAGGTGCGCGGGGCCGGCGGGCTGGCGTTGCGCTTAGTGGATAGCGAGAGAAACGATGTGCGCATGGGCAGCCGCAGCCGGCCGCAGTTGCTGGCGGTTGGAAGCGACGCGCTGAATTTCTATGTGATGGCGGAGCGCACGCGCGCGCCTATGGTGGCCGGTGCCTATCAGGCCGCCATTGACTTTCGGATGAACTATGACTGA
- a CDS encoding fimbria/pilus periplasmic chaperone, whose amino-acid sequence MKNNMVKAFTVAGVLSATVLSSQAQAAIALDRTRVIFNGAEKSVSLNISNKNTQLPYLAQGWLEDAEGKKITSPLVVLPPVQRLEPGTQSQIKVQATPAINLLAQDRETLFYFNLREIPPKSEKANTLQIALQTRIKLFYRPAAITPDKGSVFAPWQEKLTLTRQGAGFQVNNPTPYYITLVDASSSKKGKTAQGFEPLMVPPKGSIALGASGLGNAPVLTYINDYGGRPTLTFKCGASDCQVVPDAKG is encoded by the coding sequence ATGAAAAATAACATGGTAAAAGCATTCACAGTGGCTGGCGTGCTGTCGGCAACGGTATTGAGCAGCCAGGCCCAGGCCGCTATCGCGCTGGACCGTACCCGCGTGATTTTTAACGGTGCGGAGAAATCGGTAAGCCTGAATATCAGCAACAAGAATACCCAGTTGCCGTATCTGGCGCAGGGCTGGTTGGAAGATGCCGAGGGCAAGAAGATTACCAGTCCGCTGGTGGTCTTGCCGCCGGTGCAGCGCCTGGAGCCAGGCACGCAGAGCCAAATAAAAGTGCAGGCGACGCCAGCCATCAATCTGTTGGCTCAGGATCGCGAAACCCTGTTCTATTTCAACCTGCGAGAAATACCGCCGAAAAGCGAGAAAGCTAACACCTTGCAAATCGCCTTGCAGACGCGCATCAAGCTGTTCTACCGCCCGGCGGCGATTACGCCAGACAAAGGCAGCGTCTTTGCGCCGTGGCAGGAGAAGTTAACGCTGACTCGTCAGGGGGCGGGTTTCCAGGTGAATAATCCTACGCCTTATTACATCACGCTGGTCGATGCCAGCAGCAGCAAAAAGGGAAAAACGGCGCAGGGCTTTGAACCGTTGATGGTGCCGCCGAAGGGAAGCATCGCGCTGGGGGCCTCTGGGCTGGGTAATGCGCCAGTGCTGACCTACATCAATGATTACGGCGGTCGCCCGACGTTGACATTCAAATGCGGCGCCAGTGATTGCCAGGTTGTGCCAGACGCCAAAGGGTAA